The Alnus glutinosa chromosome 1, dhAlnGlut1.1, whole genome shotgun sequence region GAAATGTAAGGAATCACAAAATTGGAGTTAACTGTTATTGATTCTTTTTCGGGATCTTGCTTCCTTGTCCATTGGACAAGATTTGGGATGAATCAATGTCTTTATTACAGTCATGAACATGCTCACTGTTAGATGCTTCAGCCGCTGAGATATCAGCAGAGTACTTTCTGATTCTCAAGGAGATTAGAAAGCTTGATGCGATCCCAATTACAGGGAAAAGGTATGACCAAACCTGAGATTTCTGAGAACCAGATGCTGAAGCAACAGCAGCACCAGCGAGGCTGCCAATGGACGTGTTCTGCAAGATCATTGGCAGGCATCCAATAATTGTTGGCAGCAGAAAATCCACTATGAACCCAACTTTGGTCGCAGCAAGGGCGTAATTTATGACATAGGAGGGTATGGGTGAGAAGCgagcaagaagaacaaatttcCAACCATCACGCTCAACTCCTTTGGAAAGGAGATGGAAGTATTTGTTTCTCTGGGCCCACTCCATCGCTGAACTTGAACTCTTGAATACTAACCTGAAATAACCCACATTATCAAGATGTATTTAATGAGAAGTGTGCacgcatgagagagagagacattttaaaaacaaaatttgaattgaGGAGAACTGGAGAAGTGGATACCAACAATCTCCATAGGGATAAAGGGAATGTTGAAGAGgcagacttctgatatgatttTCTTGTCAATGATCTTAGTTTATTTCCATTATTCTCTGATCATAATATGCAATTACAACATTTCCATACAACACCCCCAATAGCCAAAgaaggtggttcgaccaccccatagGCCAATTAGAGGTATGGACCTAACTTGGTCTTTAGGGTGGCCGAAGCACCCCCTTGAGCCactggggtggttcgaccacctaCAGCTAGTCTTTAGGCATGGCTGAACCACTCCCTTTGGCCACTGGGGCGGTTCGGCCACCTTGGATGGCCGAACAGCCCTCTTTGGCATTGAAGGGGTTAGGTGACCCCAAAAGCtgccaaagagagagagagaaacttttggtggtggtggtagaGTGATAGTGGCTGTGACGATGGAGGTAGGTGTTCGCGGTTGAAAGAGTgaaagtttcaatttttaatcTGCATTGATGACGTGACAATTATGGGCCGTTTTTAGGGCTATTGCACCGTGTGCAATACCTAGGTATTGCACATGATCTCAATCTGAGATGGAGGATAAAGGGCAAATGTGAACTGTTTTTGTATCATATCGGGCCAAAGGACATAGCTATAATCCAATCACGTTATTCAGTCAACAAAATTCTCATATGCCATTAAGCTCTTATGTACAGCCAAATCCTCATCCCACATTCTTCTCTAGCTAGCTTCTTGTGCTTATATCTCATTCAACTTGAATAAAATGATCCTCTTTAAAGATGCAATCGGCAGCAGATTACCTATAATCTATAACAACTTCCCATTTCCTCAATTAATTAGTGGTACTTTTCATGAACTGAATTCTACAATACGCGTAAACCACCCCACCCCTTTCATCACTTAGACATTTCCCCTCCAAACTCATTTGCTCTAtgtagggctgagcatggggcgggagGAAGGGGGGGCAGGGATGCCCATTTTTTGGCACCGCCTCGCACCCCTACGGGTTGCGAAAATCGCACCCGCGAACCGCACAAAATGGGGAAAACCCGTGCGGTGCGGGGTGATGCGGGACGGGGGGTGCGAGTTGTGCGGGAATATGTGGATTTTATTCCTAGATACATGAGAAACCAAACCAAAGCTAGATTTTCTCaagaaccaaacaagaaaatcaaattcaaacaaatcacaaaagccagattcaaacaaatcacaaaaaaggaTGAGATGTCAGAGGGGAATCATTCAATACCGGTCTTGAAGCGAGCGTCAACGATATTCCCGCCGTTCCCGGTCTCCTCGTCAACCCTGATCTGGAGCTTCATGACGTCCCCACAGGACTGACGACTCGGCTAGGCCTATCAAGTCATCTCTTCCCAAAGAAGAGATGAGAAGAActaaaaaagaatgaaagaactgaagaagaacgGGGCTCCATGGTCATCTCTTCCCAAAGAAGAAATGGGAAGAACTAAAGAAGAACGGAGCAGATGCAGGAAATCGTGAAGAAGTCTCTGGAAgacgaagaaaagaaaagaaaaatgaggggGGAGGAGGGGTGCGGCGTAGGAGAAGTGTTTAGGGATTTAGGGTtagacatttttatttttattttacgcggggcggggcggggatccagggaaaaaaattacttaaacccgcgccccgccccgcacgggttgGGGTGGGTTCGCAggtttttgctcacccctagCTCTATGAGTGATAATAatgaaatttttcattttttcatttttttgataagtaaaaaaactttattaaaaagcgAAAAGCTCCcttaagtacacatgaagtatatatAGGAACacccagctagcccacaaaAGAAAACCCATAAGAACCTACGCACACCCAATACCCAAAGCCCTCAAAAACCCAATATACAGAAGATACCCCCATAAagcccaaactacaaaaaaaaccccACTCAAGATACTCTCATACGcccttttatcattttttattggcttaagcttttagaataaatagTAATATAACAAGATATCATAGTAGAGTTCttgtaacactccggtcccatattgggaagatataagtagcccacatagagtgagtagtttataaagatactcataggttctaaattctaaattgcttagttactaggtgaaattagGCTTTATAAAAAGATTCTatggaagcttcaaattgactagtcattttcgGTGATAGTGTAGATGCGACTAGTGCTTTTACCTGGAGCGTTACAAAGTAAATTGTTCTGGTAAACCTTATAATGTTTTACTCATTTGAGATAACAAGTTGACAAACCTAACTCTAACAGGTTGGGGCGTTACAAGTCTTAAATTCAAACCTTAACTCCATAATTTGCCATCattcaataaaatattctacgtgttgggcTTCACTTGTTGAGGGTAAATGttgaaatattaaataaatgattaaattcacatttCCTATAGTGTAGAGCCTGCCATGCTTTCTTCCACCACCGAGAGAAAAATAAGACATTGATCAACCAGGAGGTGAGACATTGCATGTTCTCTCAAGTGTTGAATGTACGACTAGCATGCTTATTCTTATCTctatcttcttctctctctttttggataagtattaaaaaaaaaaaaaaaagattaccaCTCATGGGAAGTCAATTTCAGGCTTCTACAAACACCTAAGCAATGTGGCTATGGCTGCAGATGTTGCAAATTAGAAATTGAAAGTTGAAACAGTAGGACctacaagaatatttttttttgaacgggacATTCATTCAAACCATAACAGTCCGAAGGCAAATATATTAGCCCTAAGGCAAATATATTAGCCCTAAGGCAAATAACACAGACCCAAATACATCAGCCTAAAGGCAAATGGCATAGTCCCAGAACTACAACAACAGAAGCCTGAAGGCCTAAGGTAGTGAGTAGAGATAAAGAATCCCTAAACACTAAGCCAGGAACAAGCCTAGCTTGAAGCAGTTACCAAAGCAACAAGCTAAAATTACAGGAACAAACATTTGACCCTCTCTtaacaatgaagaacaacccCCTAAAATGAAAGGGCCTGGTCTAGCTACCAAGCCACCAAAATGCCCAAGTAATTGTTTAGCTACTACAAGAATATTGTTTGCATTGGATACCTGGAAAAGGGCAAGTTTTTTAAGAATACATCAGAGCTGAATTTGAACTGGATTCTCCGTACGTATAGAGGAAATGAGTTGGATCTTGGCATGTTGCAATAGCTGAAGAAAACTTTGACAAACTACTAAAGCAAGGAGAGGGCAGAAGTGAGATGGGCATGTGAACCAATTGACAAAGAATACAGGAAATGGATAAGTTGGCTGTTTCGAGTGAGCGAAGAACTCCCAAAACACAGTAAACTGTATTTATCAAACAATAattcaacttttctttccattaCTTAATGTTCCTTAAATACAAATAGGTGACACAACTTAAGTAGAATACAATTCCACAAGTAGCTAGAGACCTATTGATGTGCAAGGACTTCGGTTGGTTTCAACCAACCATACTTCTAAACGTCTACTCTTAACAACAGATAACActtcttatttaaaattaaaagactacTTCTAATACTAATCAACCGACTATCTCTTTATCTTAAGAGATAGActcttatttaaatattacttCTACTTAGATACTATTCCcataagataaagataaaacaaaGCCATGAGATAAAGATAACAGATATGTAATCCTAACATATTAGGATTACATCAGGCATATGCATCTCATTTGTATGAACAAGTGTGGAATTTATTACTCGAGACGGAATGAATCAGGATGAATTTGTGTTGGGAAATAGTAGACGAACAACATGATTCCCTAATCTGATACAAGAGAAAGTTGCATTCATTAGCCTCCGAGGCTCCCATCCGGTCAAATAACTAAAAGTGAGTGACAAGAGCATATAGATGGAAGAAGGCTGTTTTGCATTTAGCATAAAACCCAAGGAACTAGGCTTAATTTTTATGCGTTGGAAAAGGGTAGTCAAAAGCGCAAATCTCCCAGATAAGGCAAACCCTTCATTGCAATAGAACAGTAAATGAAACCCTGATGAGAAAGGAAGGAAATTGAGGGAAGAGGCACTGACCTGCCGATCCAGAAGGAGAGGGAAGCAGCCAGCACCTTTGCGGAGAAGACGCAGACAACTGCCGGGAAGAAGCCGAAGATGAGAGACGCGGCGGCCTCGAAGAAGACGGCGTAGGGCAAGCAGAGGGCCAGCGTGAGGGTGTGGACCCCAATGTAGGCCGGGATGGCCCACACCCCCATCCGATCCGACCATTCCCTCAATGCCTTCATTCCCCCTTCTTTGTCCCATCCGTAGCGCTTACTCAGCTCCCTCGCTGTTCCTACTAGTACGATAACCACCGCTATGATCCACCATCTATTTCTTCCACCAACACCCGCCATTTCTTTCTCTAGCTCTGTTTGTCTTTCCCCAGATTTTATTTGATTCTATTAATTACCATAAATCCTATTCCCTGCGGAGTATTGCAATTTGCAGAATGCAGATGTAGAGAGAATCGAGAGACAGGGAAGGGACGGCAATGTTTTGGGCCTCCGCTTTTAtgggctttttcttttctggagAAGTCCGTTTCTCCTAAGGCTAAGAGCCCCATCTTTTGGAATTGGACCCAAAGGCCAAAGCAAAACAAGGAATGTCGTACACGCGTTTGTTGAGGGAGGATAGAGTCATAGAGATAGATAGAGACTGTTTCGGCTTTCTAGACTCGTGCCGAAATGGATCTTCCATTCAACGCCGACATTTGTTCTTGTGCGGCTTGCTGTGCCAGTACAACTGTACAAGCGCATTTCTTTCCTTAAGACCCTCACCTAAGCACGTGCGTTGCCCAGTCAAAGAACGGATCAAGATGCGCCATGCGATTGATTCACTAATTGAAAACATATCCCATTACCCACCTTGGAATTGTCTTCCCAAAGGTTACGATTATTCGAATATGATGGGTGGGGTGGGTTACACTCACACGACGAATCACCCTAACATCTTTTCTGTTGTCTTTCTGGACCCCGATTGGTCCGAGACGCCTATTTTGACTCctcttttctttgcttttcttttttatttcttttatagagtgaaaattttacagattaaaggtttgtttgttaatgcattttagatatatattttttatatttttatattttagtttatttattaatctatttcaattggaaaaaaaaatatatatatataataaagaaagttccaacttttaatttgtaattattttactttataaGTAGAGGCATAATATACATCAtaaagttattttctttttcttttaatacttGGCACGCATATTGTTCTAGTTTTCCCAGTATAACGGTATAAccaatcacaaaatcaaaaaaaagggtgggtggggtggggtggggtggggtggggggcTTACATCCATCGGGAATTGTACACTGTTGTCACCCATTCCTTAGACCATTCAGCACATGAAGAGCAAGAGGGGAGAAAAAAGAgatattcttttgtttgtataTAGAGTATAGAAATTCGGTCTAACTATATAATAAGAAGTTATTGGTAATAGAAAAATGAACTCCATATGATATGAGGCAAGTTAGGTCAGCTgcctttgttaaaaaaaaaaaaaaaaaaaaaaaaaaaagtgtcaggTACCTCGGTCGGAATATACTTCTAGTATCCCCTTATCCATCCTCTTCTGGGTTGAACAAGGATTTCAATATAAGCAATTCTAAATCTctttagagcatttttagtagcctcactaaattagttttttagctattttggtgagctaatttgatgaaaactcttaaaaaccactcccagcagcctcaccattttaaccaaaaaaatttgatgactgaaattactagtcaaattagaccaggcattttcactcaacaacccactcaccaaattttatttcacatttctctctcacatgattagcacaattttttccttttttctctcattttcttctctcatctctcatctctcacacgataatgtccttatttcatggatataaatgatttttaataaaaatattatatagagaaaaaataaagaaatatgaaaaaattattatttaaatggaatagtgaatattgactagttaaaatggtgaggctgctgggggaattttaataaagtagctcatcagaatagaaaaaagtaatttttagttattttggtgagtaaaatttagTGGGAGTTAACCACTAATCAATCACGTCTATTTTGTCATTTGGATTAAAGTTAATAGTAGAGACGAGCGAAGCATTCAAGTGGTgatattttatcaaataataataatattaataatatagAGGAGtatatcacattatttaaatatatatattaaaaaggaaagaatttttattttttttagcctttttcTGTTGGTGTCCTACCGCCTACATCGATCGCCGATCATACAAAAACAACTAGTAGATTCACATCATCTACCACAAAGATTCAGATTTAAGACCTagaataacaaatcaaggcataGAATAACAAATCAAGGTACACATATTCAGATCTAAGAAGCAATACGATCTCGGTGACCTGGTGAAGGCGACCCAATCTTGACGAAGGCGACACGATTGGACCATCGGTAAAGGCAGCACGATCTCAATGACACAAAGAGACTAAGAGAGTGAGAGTCGAGAGAGAAGGGGGAGGTGTGCGGCGCactgagagtgagagagagaaattttgtTTACAATAGGAAGAAttaggttttgttttaaaatggTATGCACTAAAATGACGCAATTTTGGTGTTTACACAAAAACTGCGTCGTTTTAcatataaagattaaaaaaattaaaatatataataataataataataaaggtagTTAGCGGTTAACAGTTTTATGGAGGTTTTAACAGTTTTGCGGTtatacggttagcggttatggGCGGTTAACGGGCGATTATTTCACCCTTAAAGATGAGtgtcaacaaataaaataaatatcataaGTTTATAAGTATGATAATCAATCATCAACTTTTATATGAATATGATGAAATAAAAAGGTTACACCCTTGGGCCCACAATACCATATATAACGACtacaataaaagaaacaaaagcgAGGCTCATAAAAGGCGGGATCGGATTTTGAATCAAAATTCTCTTTTGGCCTCAATTGGCGTCGGAGAAAAGGATGGGAGAGAAGTTTGAGTCAAACTTGTGTCAAActttcaaaataccaaaaaaaaaaaaaaaaaaaaaaaaaaaaaagaaaaaaaagaaaaggcaaataCAAAGTACGAGATGTGCCAAAACCTTTACCCGGGTCACACGCCTCTCTTCAGTCTTCTCGCTAAAAACCAAGCTacccaactctctctctctctccatcaccATCAGCATCCAACCGAAACAGTGTATGATCTTATTCCATTCATCCATATAATCTCTATATTAAATCACGCATTCTCTCCTGCACCTTCTTATTCATCTCCTTCCAATCAAAATCCCATCCCCACGAAGACGCAAACCTGTGACTCTATAGCTTATCGGAAGGTTTCTCACATCTGTGCTTGAGTCTTTTTTGTACTTCTTTCTTTCTGAGGATTATGAGATAATGGGCATCATCAAATACTTCAATCTCCAAATGATACCATGGTGTTTCCACTTAATGGGAAGCCATGCGTCTTGCATGCAACTCAAGCCCGAGTCGGAACAACCCGTGCCGCCGATAAAGCTCATCAAATCTGACGGCCTCGTCAAGGTCTATCGCCGTCCAATCCACGTCTCGCAGCTCATGGTAGAGTTTCCAAAGCACCTGGTGTGCCGGGCCGATTCGTTTTACATAGGCCAGAAGATTCCGGCTCTTTCCGAGGATGAGCAGCTTCAGCTGGGCCAAAAGTACTTTCTTCTTCCCAAGCATTTCTTCCAATCTGTCCTGTCATTCGTGACCATAGCCTCATTCGCCTCCTCTCCGCCCGTACAACCCCCTCTTTCATCATCTAATTCATTGATCTCTAAAGACTCGAGGAATGCGTTTCTAAAGAAAGCATCCGCT contains the following coding sequences:
- the LOC133863476 gene encoding uncharacterized protein LOC133863476; amino-acid sequence: MAGVGGRNRWWIIAVVIVLVGTARELSKRYGWDKEGGMKALREWSDRMGVWAIPAYIGVHTLTLALCLPYAVFFEAAASLIFGFFPAVVCVFSAKVLAASLSFWIGRLVFKSSSSAMEWAQRNKYFHLLSKGVERDGWKFVLLARFSPIPSYVINYALAATKVGFIVDFLLPTIIGCLPMILQNTSIGSLAGAAVASASGSQKSQVWSYLFPVIGIASSFLISLRIRKYSADISAAEASNSEHVHDCNKDIDSSQILSNGQGSKIPKKNQ
- the LOC133863481 gene encoding uncharacterized protein LOC133863481 is translated as MGIIKYFNLQMIPWCFHLMGSHASCMQLKPESEQPVPPIKLIKSDGLVKVYRRPIHVSQLMVEFPKHLVCRADSFYIGQKIPALSEDEQLQLGQKYFLLPKHFFQSVLSFVTIASFASSPPVQPPLSSSNSLISKDSRNAFLKKASACQPFDIEKTPSGFLRIRVSDEFISQLLEEGEIGEGENNESSSKSKSVVCTTPQLQKEYAQLVGSHQWKPKLETIRETEKRKLSSFGIKRRKKSHSPKGPQKTLISEHHPYVTCSKHPSKAKIKTRSRK